GATCGGCCCGCTCGCGCAGGACCGGCACGAGGGCGCGCGCCCGTCGCATCGCCTCGTCGTAGCTCACGTCCGCGAAGCCGCGCCCGCCGCCCGCCCCGCTCATGCCCGCGTCCCGGCGACCTGGGGCAGCGTCGAGTACTCCTCGCCTCCCCAGTCCTTGACGTCCTTGAGCCCGAAGAAGTTGAGCTCGATGGTGAGCCCGTTCGGGTCCTTGAGGAAGATCTGGTAGAGGTCGAACTCCGGGAGCGACCGCGGCTGGAACTCCATCCCGCGCTCTTTGAAACGCCGGATGAAGCCGCCCGGCTCGGTGGCCAGGAAGGCGATGTGATCGATGACGCCCGCGTGGTCGGCGGCGGCGTTCTTCGGGGTGCCGAGGTAATAC
Above is a window of Candidatus Rokuibacteriota bacterium DNA encoding:
- a CDS encoding VOC family protein, yielding MPVTELNHYFVRANDLEKTKDFYCDVLGFSVMPRPPFPFPGYWLGVNGRIQVHMGQTGVPNAELYYLGTPKNAAADHAGVIDHIAFLATEPGGFIRRFKERGMEFQPRSLPEFDLYQIFLKDPNGLTIELNFFGLKDVKDWGGEEYSTLPQVAGTRA